From a single Capsicum annuum cultivar UCD-10X-F1 chromosome 12, UCD10Xv1.1, whole genome shotgun sequence genomic region:
- the LOC107850166 gene encoding tubulin alpha-3 chain produces MREIISIHIGQAGIQVGNSCWELYCLEHDIQPDGMMPSDTSVGASHDAFNTFFSETGSGKHVPRAIFVDLEPTVIDEVRTGAYRQLFHPEQLISGKEDAANNFARGHYTVGKEIVDLCLDRVRKLADNCTGLQGFLVFNAVGGGTGSGLGSLLLERLSVDYGKKSKLGFTIYPSPQVSTAVVEPYNSVLSTHSLLEHTDVVVMLDNEAIYDICRRSLDIERPTYTNLNRLISQIISSLTTSLRFDGAINVDITEFQTNLVPYPRIHFMLSSYAPVISAEKAYHEQLSVPEITNAVFEPSSMMAKCDPRHGKYMACCLMYRGDVVPKDVNAAVAAIKTKRTVQFVDWCPTGFKCGINYQPPTVVPGGDLAKVQRAVCMISNNTAVAEVFSRIDHKFDLMYAKRAFVHWYVGEGMEEGEFSEAREDLAALEKDYEEVGAEGADDEEDGEEY; encoded by the exons ATGAGAGAAATAATAAGCATACACATAGGTCAAGCTGGTATTCAGGTGGGAAATTCATGTTGGGAGCTTTATTGCCTTGAACATGACATCCAACCTGATGGCATGATGCCTAG TGACACGTCAGTAGGTGCGTCACATGATGCTTTCAACACCTTCTTTAGCGAAACAGGTTCTGGAAAGCATGTACCAAGAGCTATATTTGTTGATCTTGAACCCACTGTTATTGATGAGGTTAGAACTGGCGCTTATCGCCAGCTTTTTCATCCTGAACAGCTCATTTCTGGGAAGGAAGATGCTGCTAATAATTTTGCCAGAGGACATTACACTGTTGGCAAGGAGATTGTTGATCTCTGCCTTGATCGCGTTAGGAAATTGGCTGATAACTGCACTGGTTTGCAAGGATTCTTGGTTTTTaatgctgttggtggtggtactGGTTCTGGATTGGGCTCATTGTTGCTCGAGCGCCTTTCTGTTGATTATGGTAAAAAATCCAAGCTTGGGTTTACTATCTATCCTTCTCCCCAG GTATCCACTGCTGTTGTAGAGCCTTATAACAGTGTTCTTTCAACTCATTCACTTCTAGAACACACTGATGTGGTTGTGATGTTGGACAACGAAGCCATTTATGATATCTGTAGGAGATCCCTAGACATTGAGAGGCCTACGTATACTAATTTGAACCGACTCATCTCTCAAATCATATCATCTTTGACCACTTCCTTGCGCTTTGATGGAGCCATCAATGTGGACATTACTGAATTCCAGACAAACCTGGTGCCATATCCGCGCATCCATTTTATGCTTTCATCATATGCACCTGTCATCTCAGCTGAAAAGGCATACCACGAGCAATTATCTGTACCTGAGATAACTAATGCAGTTTTTGAACCATCGAGCATGATGGCTAAATGTGACCCGAGGCATGGAAAATATATGGCTTGTTGCCTAATGTACCGTGGGGATGTTGTTCCCAAGGATGTAAATGCTGCTGTCGCTGCTATTAAAACGAAGAGGACGGTTCAGTTTGTTGACTG GTGCCCAACTGGCTTCAAATGTGGAATAAACTATCAGCCTCCAACAGTAGTACCTGGGGGTGATCTCGCGAAGGTGCAGCGAGCTGTTTGCATGATCAGTAACAATACTGCAGTTGCTGAGGTGTTCTCACGCATTGACCACAAATTTGATCTCATGTATGCCAAGAGGGCATTCGTCCATTGGTATGTCGGAGAAGGCATGGAAGAGGGAGAGTTTTCTGAAGCCCGTGAAGATTTAGCTGCCCTTGAAAAAGATTACGAGGAAGTTGGTGCTGAAGGAGCTGATGACGAGGAAGACGGTGAAGAATATTGA